From Deltaproteobacteria bacterium, a single genomic window includes:
- a CDS encoding amidohydrolase — protein MGLALVGARIMTASNGVIDEGTLLIEGRTIEAVGADVRTPAGAEVWDVRGKVLIPGMIDAHTHLGLCQDGVGASQSDEDEVGDPVVPHLRALDAINPEDIAFQDALRGGVTTVGVMPGSYNVICGQPAAVKVVGRTLEEMLVRAPVGMKIAFGERPKQVYGGLKKSPMTRMGIAAILREGLVRAQHYAANGGGSRDLRQEAMVPVVRKQIPLRAHAHRADDIMTAIRIAQEFDLDLIIEHGTDGYKVAAELSEAGVGVVHGPWLKARGNLEQSGRSPHSPRMLIESGVLTAFSTDHPVIPIQNHRMQGMTAVDHGVSPGEALKALTLNSARLMGIDERVGSLEAGKDADVVVLSGPPFDAATQVEGVVVNGSIGWKREPASI, from the coding sequence ATGGGGCTGGCATTGGTGGGCGCCCGCATCATGACGGCGTCCAACGGTGTGATCGACGAGGGCACCCTGCTGATCGAAGGTCGGACCATCGAGGCTGTCGGCGCCGACGTTCGTACGCCCGCGGGCGCCGAGGTCTGGGACGTGCGCGGCAAGGTCCTCATACCGGGCATGATCGACGCCCACACCCATCTGGGGCTGTGCCAGGACGGGGTAGGGGCCAGCCAGAGCGACGAGGACGAGGTGGGGGACCCCGTGGTGCCGCACCTGCGCGCGCTGGACGCCATCAACCCCGAGGACATCGCGTTCCAGGACGCCCTCAGGGGCGGCGTCACCACGGTGGGCGTGATGCCCGGCAGCTACAACGTCATCTGCGGCCAGCCCGCCGCCGTGAAGGTGGTGGGTCGCACGCTGGAGGAGATGCTGGTGCGCGCCCCGGTGGGCATGAAGATCGCCTTTGGGGAGCGTCCCAAGCAGGTCTACGGCGGCCTCAAGAAGAGCCCCATGACGCGCATGGGAATCGCCGCCATCCTGCGGGAGGGGCTGGTGCGGGCGCAGCACTACGCCGCCAACGGCGGCGGCTCGCGGGATCTCCGGCAGGAAGCCATGGTCCCGGTGGTGCGCAAGCAGATCCCGCTGCGCGCACACGCGCACCGGGCGGACGACATCATGACGGCCATCCGCATCGCGCAGGAGTTCGATCTCGACCTGATCATCGAGCACGGCACCGACGGGTACAAGGTGGCCGCGGAACTGTCGGAGGCCGGAGTCGGCGTGGTCCACGGCCCGTGGCTCAAGGCCCGCGGCAATCTGGAACAGTCGGGACGCAGCCCGCACTCGCCGCGCATGCTCATCGAAAGCGGCGTGCTCACGGCCTTCTCCACCGATCACCCGGTGATCCCCATCCAGAATCACCGGATGCAGGGCATGACGGCGGTGGACCACGGGGTCAGCCCCGGCGAGGCGCTCAAGGCGCTGACGCTCAATTCCGCGCGGCTCATGGGCATCGACGAGCGGGTGGGAAGCCTGGAGGCGGGCAAGGACGCGGACGTGGTGGTTCTGTCGGGTCCGCCGTTCGACGCGGCGACGCAGGTGGAAGGCGTCGTCGTGAACGGAAGCATTGGCTGGAAACGCGAGCCGGCAAGCATCTGA
- a CDS encoding dienelactone hydrolase family protein, with protein sequence MQLQKAFICTASIIFGILFAAAAVHAQAMKITTAEVAYDKGNAKVKGYLAKPADKKARPGLILIHEWWGLNDNIRENARAFAELGYVALAVDLYDGEMATTPDGARKLAGGVRKNTEAAFANLKQAMSYLSGLTGEVDPARIASVGWCFGGGWSYQMAKNDLGVKASVIYYGRFNPADDLSRMRATILGHFGETDRGIKVDNVREFQAKLKTLKGDHMVFIYPNAGHAFANADSRNYDKAASEAAWKRTREFFQKHL encoded by the coding sequence ATGCAACTTCAGAAAGCGTTCATCTGCACGGCATCCATCATTTTCGGGATACTCTTCGCGGCCGCCGCCGTCCATGCGCAGGCCATGAAGATCACCACCGCGGAAGTGGCCTACGACAAGGGCAACGCCAAGGTCAAGGGCTATCTTGCCAAGCCCGCGGACAAGAAGGCGCGTCCCGGCCTGATCCTGATCCACGAGTGGTGGGGGCTGAACGACAACATCCGCGAGAACGCGCGCGCGTTCGCCGAGCTGGGCTACGTGGCCCTGGCGGTGGACCTCTACGACGGCGAGATGGCGACGACGCCGGACGGTGCGCGCAAGCTGGCCGGAGGCGTGCGCAAGAACACGGAGGCGGCCTTTGCCAACCTGAAGCAGGCCATGAGCTACCTGAGCGGGCTCACGGGGGAAGTGGACCCGGCGCGCATCGCCTCGGTGGGCTGGTGCTTCGGCGGCGGCTGGTCCTACCAGATGGCCAAGAACGACCTCGGGGTCAAGGCGTCGGTGATCTACTACGGCCGCTTCAACCCGGCGGACGACCTGAGCCGCATGCGCGCCACCATCCTCGGGCACTTCGGCGAGACCGACCGGGGCATCAAGGTGGACAACGTGCGCGAGTTCCAGGCCAAGCTCAAGACCCTCAAGGGCGATCACATGGTCTTCATCTATCCCAACGCGGGACACGCCTTCGCCAATGCCGACAGCCGCAACTACGACAAGGCGGCGTCCGAGGCGGCGTGGAAACGGACCAGGGAGTTCTTCCAGAAGCACCTCTAG
- a CDS encoding VOC family protein gives MARIRHIAILTDDKEKLVEYYTSVFGLKVVKGVGTATYLSDGHVNLAIIPKGPEEQVEGRALQSGLNHIGFEVEDVQALKSVSDGKGAADDVRKRPPNREAEFRVQDPDGNLIDLSQHGWPV, from the coding sequence ATGGCACGCATCCGTCACATCGCCATCCTCACCGACGACAAGGAGAAGCTGGTGGAGTATTACACGAGCGTGTTCGGGCTCAAGGTGGTCAAGGGCGTGGGTACCGCGACTTACCTCTCGGACGGGCACGTGAACCTGGCCATCATCCCCAAGGGCCCGGAGGAGCAGGTGGAGGGGCGTGCGCTCCAGAGCGGCCTCAACCACATCGGCTTCGAGGTAGAGGACGTGCAGGCCTTGAAGTCGGTGTCGGACGGGAAGGGGGCGGCCGACGACGTGAGGAAGAGACCGCCCAATCGCGAGGCGGAATTCCGGGTGCAGGACCCCGACGGCAACCTGATCGACCTGTCGCAGCACGGCTGGCCGGTGTGA